The Thermodesulfobacteriota bacterium genome has a segment encoding these proteins:
- the lipA gene encoding lipoyl synthase translates to MRLPTHLRRPLGRPSSLHRMKAILRERGLHTVCESARCPNIGECFSKPTATFMVLGDSCTRRCGFCSVDKAGGPSIVDPSEPENVADAAKELGLRHVVVTSVTRDDLPDGGASHFALTIKALRDTISDISIEVLVPDFKGDEGALGTVIEAGPDIFNHNLETVERLYSEVRPEADYLLSLGVLKKASDSGVMTKSGIMVGFGESAEEVKGLLRDLMEAGCDSVTIGQYLRPTRESLDVKEYVDPEIFKEYELYGKEIGVGYVYSGPFVRSSYNAEELFNRQKRAG, encoded by the coding sequence ATGAGGCTACCTACCCATCTAAGGAGGCCGCTCGGCCGGCCGAGCAGCCTTCATCGTATGAAGGCCATCTTGAGAGAGAGGGGCCTTCACACCGTATGCGAGTCCGCCAGGTGTCCCAACATAGGCGAGTGTTTCTCGAAGCCCACGGCCACCTTCATGGTACTCGGGGACTCGTGCACCCGGAGGTGCGGTTTTTGCAGCGTGGATAAGGCCGGAGGGCCGTCAATTGTAGACCCCTCTGAGCCGGAAAACGTCGCCGATGCGGCAAAGGAGCTCGGCCTACGCCACGTGGTCGTTACCTCGGTTACGAGGGACGACCTGCCCGACGGCGGGGCCAGCCACTTTGCCTTGACAATAAAGGCACTTAGGGATACTATTTCAGACATTTCCATAGAGGTCCTCGTACCTGACTTCAAGGGTGACGAGGGGGCGCTTGGGACGGTTATAGAGGCCGGGCCGGACATATTCAACCACAACCTCGAAACCGTGGAGCGCCTCTACTCCGAGGTAAGGCCCGAGGCCGACTACCTCCTCTCGCTCGGAGTTTTAAAGAAGGCCTCGGACTCCGGCGTTATGACCAAGTCCGGCATAATGGTCGGCTTCGGGGAGAGCGCCGAAGAGGTAAAGGGGCTCTTAAGGGACTTGATGGAGGCGGGCTGCGACTCTGTAACCATAGGCCAGTACCTCCGGCCCACGCGGGAGAGCCTCGATGTTAAGGAGTATGTAGACCCGGAGATTTTCAAGGAGTACGAGCTTTACGGGAAAGAGATCGGAGTTGGATACGTATACTCGGGACCGTTCGTAAGGAGTTCGTATAACGCCGAGGAACTCTTTAACAGGCAGAAGAGAGCAGGATGA
- the alaC gene encoding alanine transaminase — protein sequence MMEEFNRIKRLPPYVFNIVNDLKAEARGRGEDVIDLGMGNPDQPTPPHVVDKAIEAIRNPKNHRYSASKGIYKLRHAISQWYKRRYDVDIDPDSEAVATIGSKEGLAHLALAILGPGDVVCVPTPTYPIHAYSVIIAGGDLRSVPLVPGGNFLEELEKAVKETWPRPKLLILNFPHNPTTSVVDRDFFVKVVEFAHENKMMVIHDLAYADIVFDGYEAPSFLSVPGAKEVGVEFFTLSKSYSMPGWRVGFAVGNPRMIGALTRIKSYLDYGMFQPIQIASIIALNGPQECVEEVRTLYGKRRDVLVDSFTKAGWEIDRPKATMFVWARLPEEMRKMGSLEFSKFLLKEAGVAVSPGIGFGERGDEYVRLALVENSQRIRQAAKGIKKAFSLRRGV from the coding sequence ATGATGGAAGAGTTTAACAGGATAAAGCGGCTTCCGCCCTACGTCTTCAATATCGTGAATGACTTGAAGGCCGAGGCCAGGGGGCGCGGCGAGGATGTAATAGACCTCGGCATGGGCAACCCGGACCAGCCCACGCCGCCCCACGTGGTGGATAAGGCCATCGAGGCCATACGTAACCCGAAGAACCACCGCTACTCGGCCTCGAAGGGCATCTATAAGCTCAGGCACGCCATAAGCCAGTGGTACAAGCGCCGCTACGACGTCGATATAGACCCCGACAGCGAGGCCGTGGCCACGATCGGCTCCAAGGAGGGGCTGGCGCATCTGGCCCTCGCCATACTCGGCCCCGGTGACGTCGTCTGCGTGCCGACGCCGACCTATCCCATACACGCCTACTCGGTCATAATCGCCGGAGGGGATTTAAGGAGCGTACCGCTCGTCCCCGGCGGGAACTTCCTCGAGGAGTTGGAGAAGGCGGTTAAGGAGACCTGGCCGAGGCCCAAGCTCCTCATCCTTAACTTCCCGCACAACCCGACGACCTCCGTGGTGGACAGGGACTTTTTCGTGAAGGTCGTCGAGTTCGCCCACGAGAACAAGATGATGGTCATTCACGACCTCGCCTACGCCGACATAGTGTTCGACGGCTACGAGGCCCCGAGCTTTCTCTCGGTGCCCGGCGCAAAGGAGGTCGGCGTGGAGTTCTTCACCCTCTCGAAGAGCTACAGCATGCCCGGCTGGAGGGTGGGCTTCGCCGTCGGCAACCCCAGGATGATAGGGGCGCTTACGAGGATAAAGAGCTATCTGGACTACGGCATGTTCCAGCCCATCCAGATCGCCTCCATAATAGCGCTGAACGGCCCGCAGGAATGCGTTGAAGAGGTCCGCACGCTCTACGGGAAGAGAAGGGACGTACTTGTCGATAGCTTTACCAAGGCCGGCTGGGAGATAGACAGGCCGAAGGCCACGATGTTCGTATGGGCGAGACTCCCGGAAGAGATGCGTAAGATGGGCTCGCTCGAGTTTTCCAAGTTCCTCCTTAAGGAGGCCGGAGTGGCCGTCTCTCCGGGGATAGGGTTCGGCGAGCGCGGGGACGAGTACGTGAGGCTCGCGCTCGTTGAGAACAGCCAGAGGATAAGGCAGGCCGCGAAGGGGATAAAGAAGGCTTTTTCCCTCCGGCGGGGCGTATAA